In Tachysurus vachellii isolate PV-2020 chromosome 7, HZAU_Pvac_v1, whole genome shotgun sequence, the DNA window AAACAAACACATGCCCCACAGATAGCGACTGGatttaaatgtcaaaaatgGCTTTTTCTGTCTCAGTGGGTATTGCCATTAGGTGGCCCCATACAAGgttaatttctctctttttcttttatggaAATCTTTTTTGTCATTATAATTGAATACCacaccacatctctctctctctctctctctctctctctctctctctctccagttctGTGCATACGTGTTTGATGTATAAGTCATACAAGCATACAAAACCtactatatatatgtaatgaatagctttcttttttctgtatatttttagttaaaagtatttatttgtttatttttattttatttgcagatGGGGCTGATTTAGAAGATGACCCATCCTGTTCCTGGCCTGCTTCTTCACCGTCTAGTAAAGACCAAACGTCTCCAGTCCACGATTACGATTTTGGTGAAGATGAAGGGGGCCCTGGCTTGCCCTACCCATGCCAGTTCTGTGACAAATCATTCAGTCGTCTGAGCTTCCTTAAGCGCCACGAGCAGAGCCATAGTGACAAACTCCCTTTTAGCTGTACCTTCTGTAGTCGTCTATTCAAGCACAAGCGCAGCCGTGACCGGCATATCAAGCTCCACACTGGTGATAAGAAGTATCACTGCAGTGAGTGCAACTCTGCTTTCTCACGCAGTGACCACCTTAAGATCCATATGAAGACACACGCCACAAACAAGCCTCATAAATGCCCCGTGTGCCGCAGAGGGTTCCTGTCTTCCAGCTCCCTCCTTGGACACATGCAGGTGCATGAAAGAGGGAAGGAAGGTCAGAGCACAGCAATCTCTGGGGCAGAGGAGTGGAAGCTAAAGGAAGCACGCAAGTGCAGCCGCTGTGAAGAGGGCTTTGATGTGCCCGAGGAGCTCCAGAAGCACATTGCAGAGTGCCACCCTGAGTGCTCACCCCCAGAAGAAGGGAGTGTAGGGCCTGGTCTGCAGTGCATCTATTGCCATGAGCCATTTGGTGATGAGGGTACTTTACTTAGCCATATTGATCAGGCGCATAGTCGAGACCAAAAGGGACATATGTGCACTGTATGCTCTGAGCACTTCCCTACTGTGGAGGAGTTGTATGCACACATGGACATTCACCAACTCCCAGAGTCCAGCAACCACAGCAACAGTCCTTCTTTGTTGACTGTAGGATACACATCTGTTTCAAGCACCACTCCAGACTCAAACCTTTCTGTTGATAGTTCAACCATGGTAGACAGTGTTCCCACTATGCCCAAGACTCGTGGAAGAAGAAAACGTGCTGCTCAGCACACAAATGATATTTGTGGACGGCCTGCTAAACAGCCTAAAGTAGCTTACAGTTGCATCTACTGCAACAAACAAGTATTCTCCAGTCTTGCTGTCCTCCAGATTCACCTAAAAACGATGCATGTAGATAAACCGGAGCAGGCCCATACTTGCCAATTCTGTTTAGAGATCCTCCCATCTCTGGTCAACCTAAATGAGCATCTGAAACAAATTCACAATGCTGAAGATCCATCAACCATACTTGCTAGCTTCTCTGATGCCTTGTTACAGTGTAACTTTTGTCCAGAGATGCTCGGCGATCTCAATGCCTTGCAGGAACACATCCGTTGCTCACATGGCTTTCCCAGCCCAGTAGCCAAGGAAAGCAATGCCTTTTTTTGCCCCCAGTGCTTCATGGGATTTTTGACTGAGACTACGCTAGAGGAACATGTACGACAGACCCACTGTGATTCCGGAAGCTTGAGATTTGACTCTCCACTTGCAGTCACTCCTAAAGATCCCATTGTGGAGGTGTATTCTTGTTCTTATTGCACCAACTCTCCCATCTTCAACACCGTACTGAAGCTGAACAAGCACATCAAGGAAAACCACAAGAACATTCCCCTGGCTTTGAATTATATCAACAACGGAAGAAGAACCCATAGAGCCCTTAGCCCTTCATCCTCCATATCTGTAGATCAAGCCACCCTTCTGAAACATGGCAGCACTTCATCCCGCTCGGCAAGTGAATTCATCTGTAACCAGTGTGGTGCAAAGTACACAAGTCTAGATCTTTTTCAGACTCACCTGAAGACTCACCTTGATGGTATGCTACCACAGCTCACCTGTCCACAATGCAACAAAGACTTTCCCAGCCAGGAAGCACTGTTGAAGCATGTGACAGTCCACTTTACTATCACTTCCACATACTACATATGTGAAAGTTGTGACAAGCAGTTCACATCAGTAGATGATCTGCAAAAGCACCTTCTTGATATGCACACCTTTGTGTTCTTTCGCTGCACTCTTTGCCAAGAGGTATTTGACTCGAAAGTCTCTACACAGCTTCATCTAGCAGTTAAACACAGCAACGAAAAGAAAGTCTACCGCTGTACATCTTGCAACTGGGATTTCCGTCATGAGACTGACCTTCAAC includes these proteins:
- the LOC132848959 gene encoding zinc finger protein 521 isoform X4, with amino-acid sequence MSRRKQAKPRSLRVEDNVTEEQHTPGQAAIQSDRECAPDTVCEDAEDGRLTRRRCSPGEGDEGEEEDEEHSCRSCHQVFDSASDLSQHKINQCQLTDGADLEDDPSCSWPASSPSSKDQTSPVHDYDFGEDEGGPGLPYPCQFCDKSFSRLSFLKRHEQSHSDKLPFSCTFCSRLFKHKRSRDRHIKLHTGDKKYHCSECNSAFSRSDHLKIHMKTHATNKPHKCPVCRRGFLSSSSLLGHMQVHERGKEGQSTAISGAEEWKLKEARKCSRCEEGFDVPEELQKHIAECHPECSPPEEGSVGPGLQCIYCHEPFGDEGTLLSHIDQAHSRDQKGHMCTVCSEHFPTVEELYAHMDIHQLPESSNHSNSPSLLTVGYTSVSSTTPDSNLSVDSSTMVDSVPTMPKTRGRRKRAAQHTNDICGRPAKQPKVAYSCIYCNKQVFSSLAVLQIHLKTMHVDKPEQAHTCQFCLEILPSLVNLNEHLKQIHNAEDPSTILASFSDALLQCNFCPEMLGDLNALQEHIRCSHGFPSPVAKESNAFFCPQCFMGFLTETTLEEHVRQTHCDSGSLRFDSPLAVTPKDPIVEVYSCSYCTNSPIFNTVLKLNKHIKENHKNIPLALNYINNGRRTHRALSPSSSISVDQATLLKHGSTSSRSASEFICNQCGAKYTSLDLFQTHLKTHLDGMLPQLTCPQCNKDFPSQEALLKHVTVHFTITSTYYICESCDKQFTSVDDLQKHLLDMHTFVFFRCTLCQEVFDSKVSTQLHLAVKHSNEKKVYRCTSCNWDFRHETDLQLHVKHSHLENQGRVHRCIFCGESFGTEVELQCHITTHSKKYNCRFCNKAFHAIILLERHLREKHCVFEGKAQNCGTNGSTSAGGESVAKDDAELQGILTNSHGGPGTGESHNSHDGSEEDVESSEVMYTCDICGASYTMESLLTNHQLRDHNIRPGETAMHKKKAEIIKGTHKCNVCSRTFFSEAGLREHMQTHLGPVKHYMCPICGERFPSLLTLTEHKVTHSKSLDTGSCRICKLPLQSEEDFLEHCQMHPDLRNSLTGFRCVVCMQTVTSTLELKIHGTFHMQKTGAMSVNHPSGRATLPHHQHHQSQKLFKCASCLKEFRSKQDMVKLDINGLPYGLCATCVSASKSSSPTINGGKQQQAGGQTPAPSNAGWNQGESLSPCGVKRKGTTYSTSSSSSISSTVAKTRCSSCNVKFESEVELQTHLQTVHREQSGEGSGSQVRTPQGSPMPRVSPSQNDEKTYQCIKCQMVFHSEWDIQVHVANHMLEEGLNHECKLCSQTFDSPAKLQCHLIEHSFEGMGGTFKCPVCFTVFVQASKLQQHIFSAHGQEDKIYDCTQCPQKFFFQTELQNHTLSQHSSS
- the LOC132848959 gene encoding zinc finger protein 521 isoform X5 is translated as MSRRKQAKPRSLRVEDNVTEEQHTPGQAAIQSDRECAPDTVCEDAEDGRLTRRRCSPGEGDEGEEEDEEHSCRSCHQVFDSASDLSQHKINQCQLTDGADLEDDPSCSWPASSPSSKDQTSPVHDYDFGEDEGGPGLPYPCQFCDKSFSRLSFLKRHEQSHSDKLPFSCTFCSRLFKHKRSRDRHIKLHTGDKKYHCSECNSAFSRSDHLKIHMKTHATNKPHKCPVCRRGFLSSSSLLGHMQVHERGKEGQSTAISGAEEWKLKEARKCSRCEEGFDVPEELQKHIAECHPECSPPEEGSVGPGLQCIYCHEPFGDEGTLLSHIDQAHSRDQKGHMCTVCSEHFPTVEELYAHMDIHQLPESSNHSNSPSLLTVGYTSVSSTTPDSNLSVDSSTMVDSVPTMPKTRGRRKRAAQHTNDICGRPAKQPKVAYSCIYCNKQVFSSLAVLQIHLKTMHVDKPEQAHTCQFCLEILPSLVNLNEHLKQIHNAEDPSTILASFSDALLQCNFCPEMLGDLNALQEHIRCSHGFPSPVAKESNAFFCPQCFMGFLTETTLEEHVRQTHCDSGSLRFDSPLAVTPKDPIVEVYSCSYCTNSPIFNTVLKLNKHIKENHKNIPLALNYINNGRRTHRALSPSSSISVDQATLLKHGSTSSRSASEFICNQCGAKYTSLDLFQTHLKTHLDGMLPQLTCPQCNKDFPSQEALLKHVTVHFTITSTYYICESCDKQFTSVDDLQKHLLDMHTFVFFRCTLCQEVFDSKVSTQLHLAVKHSNEKKVYRCTSCNWDFRHETDLQLHVKHSHLENQGRVHRCIFCGESFGTEVELQCHITTHSKKYNCRFCNKAFHAIILLERHLREKHCVFEGKAQNCGTNGSTSAGGESVAKDDAELQGILTNSHGGPGTGESHNSHDGSEEDVESSEVMYTCDICGASYTMESLLTNHQLRDHNIRPGETAMHKKKAEIIKGTHKCNVCSRTFFSEAGLREHMQTHLGPVKHYMCPICGERFPSLLTLTEHKVTHSKSLDTGSCRICKLPLQSEEDFLEHCQMHPDLRNSLTGFRCVVCMQTVTSTLELKIHGTFHMQKTGAMSVNHPSGRATLPHHQHHQSQKLFKCASCLKEFRSKQDMVKLDINGLPYGLCATCVSASKSSSPTINGGKQQQAGGQTPAPSNAGWNQGESLSPCGVKRKGTTYSTSSSSSISSTVAKTRCSSCNVKFESEVELQTHLQTVHREQSGEGSGSQVRTPQGSPMPRVSPSQNDEKTYQCIKCQMVFHSEWDIQVHVANHMLEGLNHECKLCSQTFDSPAKLQCHLIEHSFEGMGGTFKCPVCFTVFVQASKLQQHIFSAHGQEDKIYDCTQCPQKFFFQTELQNHTLSQHSSS
- the LOC132848959 gene encoding zinc finger protein 521 isoform X3, whose product is MSRRKQAKPRSLREDNVTEEQHTPGQAAIQSDRECAPDTVCEDAEDGRLTRRRCSPGEGDEGEEEDEEHSCRSCHQVFDSASDLSQHKINQCQLTDGADLEDDPSCSWPASSPSSKDQTSPVHDYDFGEDEGGPGLPYPCQFCDKSFSRLSFLKRHEQSHSDKLPFSCTFCSRLFKHKRSRDRHIKLHTGDKKYHCSECNSAFSRSDHLKIHMKTHATNKPHKCPVCRRGFLSSSSLLGHMQVHERGKEGQSTAISGAEEWKLKEARKCSRCEEGFDVPEELQKHIAECHPECSPPEEGSVGPGLQCIYCHEPFGDEGTLLSHIDQAHSRDQKGHMCTVCSEHFPTVEELYAHMDIHQLPESSNHSNSPSLLTVGYTSVSSTTPDSNLSVDSSTMVDSVPTMPKTRGRRKRAAQHTNDICGRPAKQPKVAYSCIYCNKQVFSSLAVLQIHLKTMHVDKPEQAHTCQFCLEILPSLVNLNEHLKQIHNAEDPSTILASFSDALLQCNFCPEMLGDLNALQEHIRCSHGFPSPVAKESNAFFCPQCFMGFLTETTLEEHVRQTHCDSGSLRFDSPLAVTPKDPIVEVYSCSYCTNSPIFNTVLKLNKHIKENHKNIPLALNYINNGRRTHRALSPSSSISVDQATLLKHGSTSSRSASEFICNQCGAKYTSLDLFQTHLKTHLDGMLPQLTCPQCNKDFPSQEALLKHVTVHFTITSTYYICESCDKQFTSVDDLQKHLLDMHTFVFFRCTLCQEVFDSKVSTQLHLAVKHSNEKKVYRCTSCNWDFRHETDLQLHVKHSHLENQGRVHRCIFCGESFGTEVELQCHITTHSKKYNCRFCNKAFHAIILLERHLREKHCVFEGKAQNCGTNGSTSAGGESVAKDDAELQGILTNSHGGPGTGESHNSHDGSEEDVESSEVMYTCDICGASYTMESLLTNHQLRDHNIRPGETAMHKKKAEIIKGTHKCNVCSRTFFSEAGLREHMQTHLGPVKHYMCPICGERFPSLLTLTEHKVTHSKSLDTGSCRICKLPLQSEEDFLEHCQMHPDLRNSLTGFRCVVCMQTVTSTLELKIHGTFHMQKTGAMSVNHPSGRATLPHHQHHQSQKLFKCASCLKEFRSKQDMVKLDINGLPYGLCATCVSASKSSSPTINGGKQQQAGGQTPAPSNAGWNQGESLSPCGVKRKGTTYSTSSSSSISSTVAKTRCSSCNVKFESEVELQTHLQTVHREQSGEGSGSQVRTPQGSPMPRVSPSQNDEKKTYQCIKCQMVFHSEWDIQVHVANHMLEEGLNHECKLCSQTFDSPAKLQCHLIEHSFEGMGGTFKCPVCFTVFVQASKLQQHIFSAHGQEDKIYDCTQCPQKFFFQTELQNHTLSQHSSS
- the LOC132848959 gene encoding zinc finger protein 521 isoform X6; the protein is MSRRKQAKPRSLRDRECAPDTVCEDAEDGRLTRRRCSPGEGDEGEEEDEEHSCRSCHQVFDSASDLSQHKINQCQLTDGADLEDDPSCSWPASSPSSKDQTSPVHDYDFGEDEGGPGLPYPCQFCDKSFSRLSFLKRHEQSHSDKLPFSCTFCSRLFKHKRSRDRHIKLHTGDKKYHCSECNSAFSRSDHLKIHMKTHATNKPHKCPVCRRGFLSSSSLLGHMQVHERGKEGQSTAISGAEEWKLKEARKCSRCEEGFDVPEELQKHIAECHPECSPPEEGSVGPGLQCIYCHEPFGDEGTLLSHIDQAHSRDQKGHMCTVCSEHFPTVEELYAHMDIHQLPESSNHSNSPSLLTVGYTSVSSTTPDSNLSVDSSTMVDSVPTMPKTRGRRKRAAQHTNDICGRPAKQPKVAYSCIYCNKQVFSSLAVLQIHLKTMHVDKPEQAHTCQFCLEILPSLVNLNEHLKQIHNAEDPSTILASFSDALLQCNFCPEMLGDLNALQEHIRCSHGFPSPVAKESNAFFCPQCFMGFLTETTLEEHVRQTHCDSGSLRFDSPLAVTPKDPIVEVYSCSYCTNSPIFNTVLKLNKHIKENHKNIPLALNYINNGRRTHRALSPSSSISVDQATLLKHGSTSSRSASEFICNQCGAKYTSLDLFQTHLKTHLDGMLPQLTCPQCNKDFPSQEALLKHVTVHFTITSTYYICESCDKQFTSVDDLQKHLLDMHTFVFFRCTLCQEVFDSKVSTQLHLAVKHSNEKKVYRCTSCNWDFRHETDLQLHVKHSHLENQGRVHRCIFCGESFGTEVELQCHITTHSKKYNCRFCNKAFHAIILLERHLREKHCVFEGKAQNCGTNGSTSAGGESVAKDDAELQGILTNSHGGPGTGESHNSHDGSEEDVESSEVMYTCDICGASYTMESLLTNHQLRDHNIRPGETAMHKKKAEIIKGTHKCNVCSRTFFSEAGLREHMQTHLGPVKHYMCPICGERFPSLLTLTEHKVTHSKSLDTGSCRICKLPLQSEEDFLEHCQMHPDLRNSLTGFRCVVCMQTVTSTLELKIHGTFHMQKTGAMSVNHPSGRATLPHHQHHQSQKLFKCASCLKEFRSKQDMVKLDINGLPYGLCATCVSASKSSSPTINGGKQQQAGGQTPAPSNAGWNQGESLSPCGVKRKGTTYSTSSSSSISSTVAKTRCSSCNVKFESEVELQTHLQTVHREQSGEGSGSQVRTPQGSPMPRVSPSQNDEKKTYQCIKCQMVFHSEWDIQVHVANHMLEEGLNHECKLCSQTFDSPAKLQCHLIEHSFEGMGGTFKCPVCFTVFVQASKLQQHIFSAHGQEDKIYDCTQCPQKFFFQTELQNHTLSQHSSS
- the LOC132848959 gene encoding zinc finger protein 521 isoform X1 produces the protein MSRRKQAKPRSLRVEDNVTEEQHTPGQAAIQSDRECAPDTVCEDAEDGRLTRRRCSPGEGDEGEEEDEEHSCRSCHQVFDSASDLSQHKINQCQLTDGADLEDDPSCSWPASSPSSKDQTSPVHDYDFGEDEGGPGLPYPCQFCDKSFSRLSFLKRHEQSHSDKLPFSCTFCSRLFKHKRSRDRHIKLHTGDKKYHCSECNSAFSRSDHLKIHMKTHATNKPHKCPVCRRGFLSSSSLLGHMQVHERGKEGQSTAISGAEEWKLKEARKCSRCEEGFDVPEELQKHIAECHPECSPPEEGSVGPGLQCIYCHEPFGDEGTLLSHIDQAHSRDQKGHMCTVCSEHFPTVEELYAHMDIHQLPESSNHSNSPSLLTVGYTSVSSTTPDSNLSVDSSTMVDSVPTMPKTRGRRKRAAQHTNDICGRPAKQPKVAYSCIYCNKQVFSSLAVLQIHLKTMHVDKPEQAHTCQFCLEILPSLVNLNEHLKQIHNAEDPSTILASFSDALLQCNFCPEMLGDLNALQEHIRCSHGFPSPVAKESNAFFCPQCFMGFLTETTLEEHVRQTHCDSGSLRFDSPLAVTPKDPIVEVYSCSYCTNSPIFNTVLKLNKHIKENHKNIPLALNYINNGRRTHRALSPSSSISVDQATLLKHGSTSSRSASEFICNQCGAKYTSLDLFQTHLKTHLDGMLPQLTCPQCNKDFPSQEALLKHVTVHFTITSTYYICESCDKQFTSVDDLQKHLLDMHTFVFFRCTLCQEVFDSKVSTQLHLAVKHSNEKKVYRCTSCNWDFRHETDLQLHVKHSHLENQGRVHRCIFCGESFGTEVELQCHITTHSKKYNCRFCNKAFHAIILLERHLREKHCVFEGKAQNCGTNGSTSAGGESVAKDDAELQGILTNSHGGPGTGESHNSHDGSEEDVESSEVMYTCDICGASYTMESLLTNHQLRDHNIRPGETAMHKKKAEIIKGTHKCNVCSRTFFSEAGLREHMQTHLGPVKHYMCPICGERFPSLLTLTEHKVTHSKSLDTGSCRICKLPLQSEEDFLEHCQMHPDLRNSLTGFRCVVCMQTVTSTLELKIHGTFHMQKTGAMSVNHPSGRATLPHHQHHQSQKLFKCASCLKEFRSKQDMVKLDINGLPYGLCATCVSASKSSSPTINGGKQQQAGGQTPAPSNAGWNQGESLSPCGVKRKGTTYSTSSSSSISSTVAKTRCSSCNVKFESEVELQTHLQTVHREQSGEGSGSQVRTPQGSPMPRVSPSQNDEKKTYQCIKCQMVFHSEWDIQVHVANHMLEEGLNHECKLCSQTFDSPAKLQCHLIEHSFEGMGGTFKCPVCFTVFVQASKLQQHIFSAHGQEDKIYDCTQCPQKFFFQTELQNHTLSQHSSS
- the LOC132848959 gene encoding zinc finger protein 521 isoform X2, with protein sequence MSRRKQAKPRSLRVEDNVTEEQHTPGQAAIQSDRECAPDTVCEDAEDGRLTRRRCSPGEGDEGEEEDEEHSCRSCHQVFDSASDLSQHKINQCQLTDGADLEDDPSCSWPASSPSSKDQTSPVHDYDFGEDEGGPGLPYPCQFCDKSFSRLSFLKRHEQSHSDKLPFSCTFCSRLFKHKRSRDRHIKLHTGDKKYHCSECNSAFSRSDHLKIHMKTHATNKPHKCPVCRRGFLSSSSLLGHMQVHERGKEGQSTAISGAEEWKLKEARKCSRCEEGFDVPEELQKHIAECHPECSPPEEGSVGPGLQCIYCHEPFGDEGTLLSHIDQAHSRDQKGHMCTVCSEHFPTVEELYAHMDIHQLPESSNHSNSPSLLTVGYTSVSSTTPDSNLSVDSSTMVDSVPTMPKTRGRRKRAAQHTNDICGRPAKQPKVAYSCIYCNKQVFSSLAVLQIHLKTMHVDKPEQAHTCQFCLEILPSLVNLNEHLKQIHNAEDPSTILASFSDALLQCNFCPEMLGDLNALQEHIRCSHGFPSPVAKESNAFFCPQCFMGFLTETTLEEHVRQTHCDSGSLRFDSPLAVTPKDPIVEVYSCSYCTNSPIFNTVLKLNKHIKENHKNIPLALNYINNGRRTHRALSPSSSISVDQATLLKHGSTSSRSASEFICNQCGAKYTSLDLFQTHLKTHLDGMLPQLTCPQCNKDFPSQEALLKHVTVHFTITSTYYICESCDKQFTSVDDLQKHLLDMHTFVFFRCTLCQEVFDSKVSTQLHLAVKHSNEKKVYRCTSCNWDFRHETDLQLHVKHSHLENQGRVHRCIFCGESFGTEVELQCHITTHSKKYNCRFCNKAFHAIILLERHLREKHCVFEGKAQNCGTNGSTSAGGESVAKDDAELQGILTNSHGGPGTGESHNSHDGSEEDVESSEVMYTCDICGASYTMESLLTNHQLRDHNIRPGETAMHKKKAEIIKGTHKCNVCSRTFFSEAGLREHMQTHLGPVKHYMCPICGERFPSLLTLTEHKVTHSKSLDTGSCRICKLPLQSEEDFLEHCQMHPDLRNSLTGFRCVVCMQTVTSTLELKIHGTFHMQKTGAMSVNHPSGRATLPHHQHHQSQKLFKCASCLKEFRSKQDMVKLDINGLPYGLCATCVSASKSSSPTINGGKQQQAGGQTPAPSNAGWNQGESLSPCGVKRKGTTYSTSSSSSISSTVAKTRCSSCNVKFESEVELQTHLQTVHREQSGEGSGSQVRTPQGSPMPRVSPSQNDEKKTYQCIKCQMVFHSEWDIQVHVANHMLEGLNHECKLCSQTFDSPAKLQCHLIEHSFEGMGGTFKCPVCFTVFVQASKLQQHIFSAHGQEDKIYDCTQCPQKFFFQTELQNHTLSQHSSS